The Medicago truncatula cultivar Jemalong A17 chromosome 7, MtrunA17r5.0-ANR, whole genome shotgun sequence genome includes the window AAGTGCTTATATGACTACTTTGTGCTTGGTACCAATAACTGCACTGTAAAACCATGTATATTCTAGGAAACACATGGATAGTCCTCTCAACTTAAAGGTAATGCATCTTCAAAGCCATTACAGTGGCATTAACTGCACTCCTACATTTAGAATAACAATGGTTGTTAAGATTCTAAACTGGCAAACACCTACGCAATTTTGTTGTAAGAACCAATAGGTGACGGAGAGTCAAATGATGCCGTGGATGAGAAGTTTAACTTTTGTTGTTATAGATTTATGGTTGAAACTCGGCAACTTCTATCTTTGTTGTACCAACACTCTTAATTGAAGATGTGTgaaatattttatgtgtttgtgtttgacACTCACCCAAGACTAacatatatgattatatttataattaattattttctcaaattactacTTTGTATCGACATATTAGATGATATGTTCGGTCTCTATTTCTTAATCTCAATATACGATATTTTAACAAGATCGTTCTTAATATAtttgggtgtgtttgtttcaaggctATCACATACATATTTTTGGAAATGTGTGTTGGAAACAGTCCCCGACAATTCGGAAGCTCCAAtttaattttgacaaattttcatttaaaattaaaaagaattgtTGCACACTAGTCTCCTCCTATTCATGTGTAAATAATATTGAAAGTAagtgtgaatatatatataaatttaatatcttcaaaagaattgaaaaatatttaacaccatttatagtgacaaacaactaaattatagttaaatatataaaCAATGCTTCAAACACGACTTAAATTGTTCCATTAGTTTGTAATTACTAATTGTACGACTTAAATAATActattcatccttttttttaCTGGAATATATTCATCCCTTAAAAAATATACTCAATATTCACTACGGAAGTGGTAGGTATTCGAGTcctaatcataaaaaaaataaaataataataataaaactcaACTTTTATTGTGTAATCCTATCCATTTTTCCAGAACTTCGCTTGCTATATCACCATTCACCACAAGTCCCAGGGATAATTTCTTACTATCAAGTACTGCATCGATTATTGAACACAATATCAAGATTTTTAActataatcaaattaattaacatatttaactgtaaaatttgaatataatcaaaataatatcaAGCTATTATAATTCAGACatttaactatattttatttttaaaacaagatATCCTTACGCGCAATTACATAAACTAATCATTCAAGTTACTTAAGATTCATTTAAGGAATAACATTTCCTAACAAAAGACTCATGTATCTACGTGTTATAGTGTCACACTTTACGATATTTTACTACCTCACCCCCGACACTTACGTCAAATCTGACAATGAACTAGACAAGTGGTGACTAGCTCATTCTCCTCCTCCCCCAACACTTACCCTTACCCAATCCTTCCTAGACCTCTTGCCATTCCTTCACTCTCCCACTCACACTCTTAGTTTGTCTCTCCTTGCCATTAgcatttcaaattttgattacgTTTTTGAAAAGGTCCTTGTATGGTTTATTAatagtttttcttcttattaatattcaattaacatttttaCTTAATCTAAATAAGTCTTATGATattcaatcaatattttttaaaatctaaaaataattttgtggtattcaattaaaactctttttaattaaagaaaaccAAGTGGCGTTCAATAACATTATAAttttgaaggattgtttaataaattgtatTTTGTGGGGATGTTTTTAGTGAACTTTTAGCATAAAAATATGAGATTtctatgaattattattttgttttaaaattttactctcaaaaaagaaaagaaataaaatagtgaGAATTTGCGAAAGAGAGTgtattatagtaattttttcaacaaattcataaaattatagAATCCtccaaaatcttataaattaataaagtcattttaaatattttaaaatctaaattataattcttgataataatttaaaatcttccaaatcttttaaaatccacaaacttttttaaacaaaaattgtgtttttgatAATACATGATAATACATTTTgggcttaaatatgatattagtccctgtaatttgggttggttttgaatttcgtccctgtaaaaaaaaaactttgaattacatccctgtaaaaaaaattttatttgaaaaaggtccttgaccccacattttttatgatatggcatggtttttgccacgtggcagttgctgactgtgcaacttatgccacgtggcgctgacgtaatattaaaattttaaaatataaaaaaattttaaaataattttctgaaataatttttatcatataattttaaaaaaaatatttttttttttaaaattataaaatctgaaatttctgaaaaaaaatgaaatgatttttttaattttcttttaaaatatgaagaaaaaattataattttcaaattaaaaaaaattaatgatcgaaaatttaattttaactgttttttttgaatttattttcacatttttttaattacgtgGCTACCACGTCAGCGGCACGTGcagaagttgcacagtcagcaactgccacgtggtaAAACCCATGCCATATCATCAAAAATGTGGGGCTagagacctttttcaaacaattttttttttaaagggacgaaaatcaaaacagacctaaattacaaggacgaaaatgatatttaaacctACATTTtgtaagaagaaaataaataaattgacaaTTAATGATTCTAAAATTGGATTGGTCGTTAAGTCGtttacattttttctttgaCTCACAAGATTGgtcatttctctttcttttctcttcatAGATTGGTTGCAGAAGTATGAAACCAGAGAACCTCGGGAACTTGCGTACACGAAACGACATCGTTTACTTCAGACAAACACAGAAAAATATTCATTCTCCTCATCTTCCTTCGTTTTACTCTCTTCACCACTCTTTCCTCTTCGTTCCTTCAAGGTACCGATTTCCCATTTTATGTCTTTGATTTCATTattaatctttcttttttgttatatgTGTTTGCAAAGTTTGAGTTTTTAAGTGTTCTATGTTTGAAATATCAGAAAGAAGTTTAAAGGGTATATGAGATTCAATTCTGTAActttgtttagtaaaaaaatatttacaatttaagctaatattattgttttcttttcagATTCATCTATATTATAAACCAGACACATTAATtattaatgaatttgaaaaaagaatCTTTGCTTATATACGAGACAGGCCGGAGTAGTATTTTTGGACCTGTGTTGAAAGTTATTCAGCtaatgtttagtttttattcTCATTTGTTTCATAATGCAGTTAAAGTGATCAGTTAGTTATTCTTCTCAAGCTGTTTTTAGCTGGTGATTTACACGTTCTTTTGGGAGTTCTGAAGTGTTATGAGATTTATCTTCTATATCCAACAAATAGATGGATTGGAAACGGCATATTGCCATTTTTACTACTGCTAGCCTTCCATGGTTGACCGGAACCGCAGTGAATCCTCTCTTTCGTGCGGCGTATCTTTACAAATCTGGGATAAAGAATGTCACCTTGGTGATCCCTTGGTTATCATTGAAAGATCAAAAAGTAGTATATCCGAACAATATTACATTTGATTCTCCTGCAGAGCAGGAGAAATATATTCGCCAATGGCTTGAGGATAGAGTTGGTTTTGCATCTGGTTTCAGCATAAAGTTTTATCCGGGAAAGGTTTTAACTTCTCTCACTGTTTGTACATTTTCCATTAACAGAAAATATTGTAAAGTTATACACAAAACAAAACCACTGAAATATGCAAACATGAAAGTGAATACCAAAGTTTAAGTTTGGCCATCAtggaaaaaaagttattttggaaaaatggtttGCTAATGAATGAGGTTTTGCAACTTCAAGTTGCCACTGTTTGAATAGtaatatgtttttctttgacATACTTGGGTCCATAGTTTGAGCCATTTACCAGTTTTCAAAATTCTCCATTTCTGTATTATTTAGTTTGTTTACTTGCAATTTTACGAGACCTGAGTGTTTTCCACTTGACATCATGATACCTTTTGGAATACAAGTAGTGCTAATTATGATATGCTTACAATGCAGTTTTCTAGAGATAAAAGGAGCATTCTTGCTGTGGGCGATATTTCAGAAATTATCCCCGACAATGATGCAGATATTGCTGTTCTAGAAGAGCCTGAGCACCTGACGTGGTTTCATCATGGGAAAAGATGGAAAACTAAATTCAAGCTAGTTATAGGAATTATTCACACCAATTATCTAGCATatgtgaagagagagaagaatggAAACCTGCAAGCATTTTTACTGAAATATTTAAACAACTGGGTTGTTGGTATATATTGTCACAAggtaagttatttttttttcacaatcaATATTTATGTATCCAGTGTTTACCTTGGCATACTATACTGTCTTTTACTTCTGCAATGAAAGAAGCTATAGCCATGaaattattgcatttttttttcaccTGCAAACTTAAATTAAATGGTCATCTTATCTGCCCCATTACTAACAATTAGATTATGAGTTGATGCTACTGAATCAACTGGTTGATAAACATTAGCACAATGGTGTGATATTGACCTGCAGGGAGGATCTACTCACCCTTTTTTCATACACTACTGGATAACTTTTTAGACTTTGGatttcatcaattatatttcgTTGAATTTTTCTAGTTGATACTATGGCacgctattttttaaaatacaagtGCATGTTGACTATAACATACTTTTGAATATTCAATTTATCTAAAGTTTAACGTACATGATCGAGATAAAAGTATGCAATCCAATGACTATGTATTTCATACAAGTTTATTGAACAATGTAATCCCCTAACTcccatatatataaaatgattGAAGAGTGTGGATATCTGTGCATAAGATTCATGCTACTACTTGGTTCATTTGGTTGGTGTGTAATCTGTATATCATCACTGAGCTTTCATAATGTTTTTTGGTGTATTCATTTGTGTGGGTAAAACTAACACCTTATCTAAAGATAACATGAGTTTTTTCTTGAGGTGGGAGCTTTACATTCTCAAGCTGTATTCATAAATATCACCGCAGTGGGAAATGAAGCTTTGTTCTTATGATTAGTTGTGAAAATACTCCCTCTGATCTTGATTAGTAAAAATAAGTTACTTCACCTATTAAGAAATTTAGTTAAATGAAATTAATCTTGATCTCAAAAAAATATCAGTGCATTTTCAAAAGTGTCCTTCATAGGTTCCATGAGAATAAAAGAGTCATTGGaaaattaaacatattaatGAAAGGGTGTTTTAGGATACATGTCATTAAACAGAGTCAAAGTGGTAATAATATTTACCACTTTCATGAACTTATTGCAACCATTGCATGCGCTTGCTCTGTTTGAACTGATTACCTGTATGATCACAGGTAATCAGACTCTCTGCTGCCACTCAGGATTACCCTGGGTCTGTCGTCTGTAACGTTCACGGAGTTAATCCAAAGTTCCTTGAGATTGGCAAGAAAAAAAGGGagcaacaacaaaatggagAGAATGCCTTTACCAAAGGTGCCTATCTTATTGGGAAGATGATATGGAGCAAAGGCTACAAGGAGCTGCTCCAACTTCTTAATGATCATCAAAAGGAATTATCTGCTCTTGAGCTTGATTTATTTGGAAGTGGGGAGGACTCCAATGAAGTTCAAGAAGCTGCTAAAAAGCTGGAAATGACGGTTAGAGTTCATCCAGCCCGTGATCACGCCGATGATCTATTTCATGAGTAAGTTTCATATTTATCTCTTTCgctttgtattttgtttttgtctgaATGGCgtgttaaagttttttttttttatctcttcgGCAATGTACTGATGGGAACATGTGTATGTTTACTCTTTAACACTTTATTTCCTCTGCTCCAGTTTCAAATTGTTTATTAATCCAAGCACAACAGATGTGGTTTGCACAACAACAGCAGAAGCTTTAGCAATGGGAAAAATTGTTGTGTGCGCTGACCATTGCTCAAATGAATTTTTCAAGCAGTTCCCGAATTGTTGGACGTATAATAACCCCAAGGAATTTGTTGCACTAACACTTAAAGCATTGACCGAAGAACCCGGCCAACCTACAGACGCTCAGAGACATGACCTTTCATGGGAGGCTGCCACAGAACGGTTTCTTAAGGCCGTTGACCTTGACAAGCCATCTGAGAGAGAATTATTATCAAGATCTACTTCAAACTATCTGTCTACTTCGTTATATTTGCAACAGACAGTAGAGGATGCATCAGCATTTGTACATCATGTAGCTTCTGGGTTTGAAATATCGCGAAGAATATTTGGTGCCATTCCACATAGCTTGCAACCCGATGAACAGCTGCGCAAGGAACTCGGGTTTGCTAATACTTCCGGGACATAAGGTTTGAAAGATTATGTGTTATTAACGACAGtagttaaaatttgtttaatttattcctAAAAGGTTGAGAGTGGTTTGCTCATTCAAATGCTCTCTTTCTAGTCAGGATAGGAATTAAAAAGTTTACTGCCTTGAATAGATGTATGTTAAATAAGGCATCTTTGTTTAGCATCAGTAAATGTTGGAGAATTTGACTATTTCACCTGAGTTGAGATGACTGGTGTAATTCATATTGTTTGTAGTAATAAGTTCAACTCCAACCCCATTTAAATGAAGTAAGAACTACACTACAGTTAACAAAATGAGCTATGGATTACATGTCAGGTCAGCTCATCAATGTAGCTGGTTCACTAGTTGGCAGTTGTTCTGCCAAAAGCCGTGGGTAACACGTCATTGTTGAGTTCCACTATATCTTTTGACCAAGTTTTTAGCCTTTGAGGACCCACGTTCTATTCTAAGTAGTGGCATTGAGAAAGTTGGCTGGTCCAACATCGCATATCCTTCACTTGGTTGAACGGTCTCCTCGTCTAATTGCTCGATCGCCTATTTACCAAATTCAACTATTAGGATAATTCTTTTTAGTGTAAACAACTATGTTACAAGATaaataaatcagattttaatctcacaagaaaaattcaattttagtccatacacatacaaaaaaaatctaattttagtATCAATACCCTTCgaccaaaaaaattaaggtaCCAATTTGGTCcgcaacaacaaaataaaactagCAATTTgacccctgtaaaaaaaagcatccatatttttttttataaaaaatatattaatttgatcccttaaatttTCACAAActacaattttaatattttcatgaagaaaacaatataataagGGATCATTTGTGTAGGAATCTTAATGTCCCttgattttgtaaataaaaCATGTGGTTGCCAATAAGAGAGTTGGATTGCAACATAAGCTCAATCACACGctgaaaataaatgaaaaagaaaaagacgaGGGAGGGGAGTGCTTATGAGTGTCAAGGGAAGATGACGAGGGAACAACTTAGGATAACGATCCTGAGCCATAGTACGTGCCCCATATGGAGGGTGATGCTGAGCAGCATGAGGAGGGCGCTATTGAGTAGTAGGTGGGTGTGGAGCCAGAGCCAAAGCAACTCGATGACTATCCGGGTGGTCCACACGACTTGGTTGTGCTGACCATGTATCATATTCACGTGGTCAGGATGGCGGCTAATGGAGTGGTAAGACGCTACatcttttattaaatataaattgaattCCTATGTTGTTTTAATTAACGTAAGCTgttgttaatatttttcatttattattctgATTATTGTGAAGTTGATGttaatcttttgtttttaatttttgcagTGGCGTAGcaatttaaaatttgtaaacAACAAGAAGAAGATTGCGGTGATACATGATAAAGAAAACATGGCTTGGATGGCAGCACAATGGTTTAAGGATGACCTGAGAGTCACTTGTCTTCAGTGGTTGCAAGATACCAACTACAGTCAAATTGACCATGGGTTGTGTTTTGTCTTTGTTGAGAGACGTTACTAAGAGACATCAAGCTTTCATCTTCCATATGGGGAGAAGATAATGACACTTAATGATGTGTCCAGTCTGATGCATCTCCCCATTGAGGGCATGCTCGTGGCCCACGTGGGTTCAGTGCCTAGGATTGAGGCTATTGAGACTATGGTGTAGTTGTTGGGGGCTGATGTGGACCAAGCATGGTATCAGGTGGAAAGGACAAATGGTGCCTATGCACGATTTAGCTGGTTGAATGATATTTTCAAGGAGCGTCTTCAGAAGGCACAATAGGCCTACATGTTGGTCATTTGGCTGAGATGCAGGAGAAGCGGAAACAATCTTTCCGCATATATTTGCTATACTTGATGGGTATCATGCTCTTCACTGACAAGAGCGCCACCTATGTGGATGTCACTTATTTGAGGTACTTCAGAGATTTTAAGTCCGTCTCTGATTATGCATGGGGAGCTGCTTCCCTTGCACACCTATACATGGAGCTTAACTATGCCTCCCATTATAAGACCAAACATGATACTTATCTTTGTTGCAGGTATAAATAATAATGGACTGCATGTTTATTCATTCGTATGTCTTGGTTGTTTGTATACTTATATGTTGTTGACTTTGTTATATGCTTAGGTGTTTCATCACTTCAAGGGTATGGGAGTCAGGGATGCATGAGGTGGATATCTGAACCAACAACATCCATGTGCCTTGATGTATCTACCGATGAGAGGTCTGGCTACACTAGACGAATAAAGGGAGCATATGGATCAGTTGGATCTAGCGAATGTTATCATGTCCCCGTATGCTGAACACCGTCAAACATGTTCGTTCGAGCGGGTTATCCTTTATTCTGGATGGCTCATATATGATACTCGTAGGGTGAGATATCTTCCAGAGCAGGTGCTTCGCTAGTTTGGGTTTGTCCAAACCGTCCCTAGACATCCATGTGAGAGTGCATCTCCTCATACAACCTTATCGAAGATCAGCTACCACCATGCTCACCATCTTAATCATATGCTGTCAGGTCAAGACTCATGGTTTGCTGCTATGACTGGTAATGAGACGTCACAAGGATACATCTGATGGTTTTATTCCATCTCACATCCACGCATCATACT containing:
- the LOC11433163 gene encoding digalactosyldiacylglycerol synthase 2, chloroplastic gives rise to the protein MDWKRHIAIFTTASLPWLTGTAVNPLFRAAYLYKSGIKNVTLVIPWLSLKDQKVVYPNNITFDSPAEQEKYIRQWLEDRVGFASGFSIKFYPGKFSRDKRSILAVGDISEIIPDNDADIAVLEEPEHLTWFHHGKRWKTKFKLVIGIIHTNYLAYVKREKNGNLQAFLLKYLNNWVVGIYCHKVIRLSAATQDYPGSVVCNVHGVNPKFLEIGKKKREQQQNGENAFTKGAYLIGKMIWSKGYKELLQLLNDHQKELSALELDLFGSGEDSNEVQEAAKKLEMTVRVHPARDHADDLFHDFKLFINPSTTDVVCTTTAEALAMGKIVVCADHCSNEFFKQFPNCWTYNNPKEFVALTLKALTEEPGQPTDAQRHDLSWEAATERFLKAVDLDKPSERELLSRSTSNYLSTSLYLQQTVEDASAFVHHVASGFEISRRIFGAIPHSLQPDEQLRKELGFANTSGT